Genomic window (Marmota flaviventris isolate mMarFla1 chromosome X, mMarFla1.hap1, whole genome shotgun sequence):
TTTTGACCAGGTCAGTGTGGGGTGTCCCAttccagggcagggagggggttCCCCAAAGATATGAAGGTGTGATTTTACCACaactctgtttttctctcttgccAGGCGAGTGAGCCACTGAAGCCTGAGGGAGCATCATGGCAGGTGAGTTTCTCCTGACCCAGCAGAATGGGTTTCAGCCCTGCCTAGGGACTCATGGGAGAAGAACATGTTCATTTTTCAAGTCCTTCTCAGCTTTCCTCTCCCTAGGTGGCCCTGTGGCTCTTGTCCAATTGGCTGAGCAGCAGCTTCTCTTCATCCTGAGGCTGACTTCTGGAGCATGTGTTACTTGGAGATGTGCACTTACCAGGCCTTTGTAACACACTAATGTGACAGGCCATGAGGCCTAGAGAAGGGGAAACTAAGAGGTGCCCACCTCTGGATGAACACCAGGAGCAAATGTTACCTCTTATTTCATCTTCCAAAACTTCAGCTTTGGAGATACATAGCTCATTTCATGCCAGTCATACAACTCTAGCTGGGTTTGTTCTTTTGGAATATATATGGTTACCACTTAATGGCAGTTTTTCAGGAAGGGTATGTGCCAGATCTACTAATGTTTAGACTCTCCATGTAGACCCCAAACCTCTATTCCAGGATGTACTCTCAGGTTCATATGCATTTAGTCTCTCAGCCTGGCTTTGTACTAGAATGCCCAAGTAAAACTACTCATGCCAGGTGACCTGATGGCACAGGCAGCCAGTTCAGGCAAATGGATGCCTTCCTGGTGGAGTCCTGTGTGATTACCAGTATGAGTCCCACCAGCATCAGTGTCAAAGACGTAAATGCAGatcctgtttatttattcatggaTGGCTACAGAACTCAGAACTTGCATTCTTTCTTGCCCTTTCTGttggttctcatttttctttatattatcaGGGGCTTAGACCCTTCCAGGATCCTTGGAGTCTAGATAGGAATAGCATGGCATTGTAGACAGTCATCCCTTTTACCCCTTTTGCAAAGAGCAACCCACCCTCTGGGTGGAGGAAGCCTGGCATGTGGTTGCTGGTTTTGCCTTGTTTCCTGCCCTAATTGTGCCTCCGTCCCCGGGCTAGCCTGGGTATCCCCATTGCAGTCCTCAGTACCACTCTCTCCTCAGTGTTTCTGGAGGCCAAGAATGCACATTCTGTCCTGAAACGATTCCCTCGTGCCAACgagttcctggaggagctgcgcCAGGGCACCATTGAGCGAGAGTGCATGGAAGAGATCTGCAGCTACGAGGAAGTCAAGGAGGTGTTTGAGAACAAAGAGAAAACGGCATGTACTACCTTGGGGCTGGGTTCTGGGGGTAAAAGTAGACCCAGGAACAACAATAACAGACCTGGATACCTGGGCTGGGTCAGAAGCAAGGAACAAAAGCCACCCCAGCTTAGCATATCCACTGGGGTCAGAGAGGAACAGATCAAATGCCCTTCCAGTTCCATTGCCTGATTTTGGGAGGGCCTTCTCACATGGAACCGATGTCTTTTGTGCTTGGTCCATTCTACAGCCTCTCTCTGATGGATTTTCCAGGGCAGTCAGAAGAGGAATGGTGGGAAAGAGCCCCAGGTCCTGCCCAGCCTAAGCTGAGGCTTGCTGAAGGCCACTGGGGTCTATGTGGAGCATGAGCACTTGGTGAGCATCTCCTTACATCCACCTTCCCCAATTGTGAGTAGCCCTTCTTCTTTTGCAGATGGAATTCTGGAAGGGGTACCCCAATGCTGTCTACTCAGTCCGAGACCCCTCCCAGAGTTCGGATGCCATGTATGTGGTTGTGCCCCTGCTAGGAGTAGCGTTGCTGATTGTCATCGCCTTGTTCATCATCTGGAGGTGCCAGCTGCAGAAAGCAACTCGTCATCACCCCTCCTATGCTCAGAACCGGTACCTAGCCAGTCGCACTGGGCACAGCCTCCCCCGGGTCATGGTGTATCGCGGCACTGTGCATAGCCAGGGAGAGTCCTCTGGTCACCGTGAGGCTGGGAGCACCCAACAGGTGGTGCTGGGGTCTGGCCGAGGGGGCAGAGCCACAGTCCGGCTTGAGAGCACTCTCTACCTCCCTGAGCTCTCTCTCTCCAGGCTGTCCAGTGCCACTCCTCCTCCCTCCTACGAGGAGGTGACCGCACCCCAGGAGGGCAGCAGTGAGGAGGCCAGTGTCTCCTACAGTGACCCACCCCCAAAATATGAGGAGATAGTGGCCGCCAGCCCTGGTGCAGACAAGTAGTAGGTCACTTGTTCTGGCCTGTGTGAAAGCCTCTTTCTGAGGCCTCctgttttcttttcaacttttgaAAGACTGTGCCACCACAAAACAGCCTTAGCCTCCTTGTTGCCAAATAATTCCCTAACCGTGGATTTTTAGGAAGTCAGTTGTCAGAGACAGGTGGGGAGGATGGGGGTCAGGAACACACATGAGGCAAAGCCCCCTGGGAAGAGCTACACACCTGAGAGCCCAGCTCTTCCCAAACCTCCCAAACCCCCACTGTCCTGTCCTCCCATCAGGGACTGGCTTCTCTTAATGCCAAAGGAATCAGTCCATTGTGTTGATTGTGGCTGGAGCTGTGGGGCTGGCTGGAGACCTGTGTATGGGCCTAGAGGTGAGGGAGAGAAGCCAGCCCCACAGCACCAGTCTTCCTCAACAGTTCTGTGCTTTCTGTCCTCTCTTACATTGTAAGGATGGGACAAGGATttagcaacaacaaaacaaatcatGTAATTACAAAAATGATAATTACAAGATGAATAACAAACAATAGCACCCAGGCCATTCTTATGAGGCCTAGGGAAGTCAGTTGCACAGTTCTGTgactccacccccaccctcctgACCAGGTCTGTGTGAAGGATGCAGGGCAGGGGGCTGGGTAGCAGAGCTCCTCCCTGCAGATTGACCAAGGGGCCCGCAAGAACTGTGCCACCCTTTTCTGGTGTGCTTGATCTCCCCAGACCTGTATACCAGCTCTGTTAAAACCACTACCCATAGGCCTGAGCCCACTTGCAGCCCAGAAGCACTTTGTCCTGGGGAAAACTGATGCTCCTGACCCTGCCTGTAGAGTTCATGCCCTCCTAAAGGACTAGGCTGCAGACTGGGTCCCGTAGCTGAAGTCTTCTCCTGGTGTGGTTGATTAATCCACAGTACAATTAAACCCATGAGATTGGCCTCCTCAGCATGGAGCTCTCTGGCTTTAAAATTTTAGGATACTTCCCTTTTTGTGAATAGATGCATTGAACTTGAACTTCAAATTGATTATTTCTCCTTAATGATGGTGCCCACCTGAGGAGAAGATCCCAAAGTgtctctttttcaaaatttatttgtgtGGGAGCCCATGACCTGGGGTTGAAGGCCCATCCAGGGTTTGCTCTGCCATGGCTAGGTGCTGGTCCATTTATGGTGAGGCTTTGGACAGCAATTGGGCAAGGTGACCTGCTCTGTAACTGTGCCAGTAACCATGCAAAAGGCATTGTTGATACCATCTGTCTCCACCCCCTCACCATCCTCCTGGCTGCAGTGccaaatcatttttcctctgtggTGCTTTAAAAAATGTAGCAAATTTTTTGGGGCCCAAAAGAGTGCAGAGCAAGGGTCTATTGGCAACTGCAGCAATTTAAAGCCCACTGATAACAAGCTTCCTTGTCTAAACAGCTCTCCAAGGCAGACATCCCGGGACTCATTCCCTGCATACAGCCTTGCCTTGGGGCCACAGATGATTTCTGGAGGCCCCATTCAGTCCTGGGGAAAGTCCCAGGACATGTTCAAAGTCAGGAGGCTGACAGCTTGGCTAATGTGATCCTGTGGGTATgttttcccatccttccttcttcctcacaGCCTCAGGAGGTTGACTAAGCTAATGCTTGAAGCACCATGGAGCCAGTGAGGCTTGCCCTTAGGGGGATTCTTCTAGAAATATGTAAGATTTTCTGAGGGCCTTTCTGCCTCTGATGTTGAGTCTCAATCTGAGGAATCTCCAGCCAGATGACCCTTTTTGTATCCTCTGCCCTCTCAGTGTTCTCTAATGCCAGAGATGCTGACCAGGTGGCATTCCCACTTGCCtaccttcctctttcccttccctggaCCACTAGCATTGCACTCCTGCCCTTCCTCATGAAGGGACTTTTGGCCTGAAAGGTCCCTTACTTTTTCAATGATGGAAACTGGGGCCAATTCCATTCAGCCATGTTGGAGGACCTGGAGAAAACCAGAAACTCTGGGGCCAGCCCCAGTTTTCCCAGGATTTTCTCAAGCAGGTGCCCAAGAGTGACCTGGGAGCATGTGAAAAGAGACCTAGCCCAATGTGACTCCCTTCCCCCTACCATGTAGCAGAGAACCAGGCATAGGTTCCACTCACCAGAGCCAGAGGGATTATGCCAAGGAATGCCCACGGCCCATGGCATCTGTTGAGCCCAGTATCTTGAGGCTGAGTGGTGACCAACAGAGAGAGTAGGAAGCAGAAGCCTGGAGACTGGCCTGTGGAGGGCAGCAGGTGTTCCTTGGGCTGAGGACAGACCGCAGGGAGAGCCAGACACAATTCTTTAAAGCCTGTGGTCTCTGGTTCAGGTGCTTCACCGAGTTTTTCCAGGTGGGGTTGTGCCAAAGCCTCTGGGATGGTTTTTGCAgcatacagtaaaaaaaaaaaaaagactgtagaGTATGCACAGTGGGTAGAACTCCTTGCGGTGCACACTTGGCTTTTACGAATGCCCTGTACATATCTTTTCAAACTGTCTTTGTATGAATGTTGATTTGATACAATGCTAACACTTCAGTAgccacatttttgttgtttttggacttgtgtatgagtgtgtgtgtgtgtatacacgtaTGCACGTTGCCTTTTCTCATTGCTTATCTGAAACAATAGCCGGCGTGCGGCTATATTTGTACCAGGAGGGATCCGGTCTGAAAGAAGGAATGTCCCCTCCTAGGGCTGGGCAGCCTTGACAGGGCCCTGAGTGAGGAAAACCGAGATTAACTGTTGGAGCCCCCATCCAAAGTCATCACTTTTTGTCCCCCCACAAAAGGCTTTGGAAGAAGATGAAGGCGTTTCACTCTGTGGGTCCCTCACTTACACTCTTTTGGCATGGTGCCCCAGCCTTGGCTCTGTTCTGTGGGCATCAGAAGCTGAAGAAATTCTCAGTACTCCTggatattttttttgtgtgtgtgcgtgtgtgtgtggaaaGATGTGTGACAATTGACTTTGGGAATGGCGGGGCTAGTTACttagatatttttcattaaaaaagaaaaggctttaAAAAGTTCCTTGAAATATGACTGTCACTCATTTTCAACCAAAAActttttaacactttttaaaacaagaattgcAA
Coding sequences:
- the Prrg3 gene encoding transmembrane gamma-carboxyglutamic acid protein 3; translation: MAVFLEAKNAHSVLKRFPRANEFLEELRQGTIERECMEEICSYEEVKEVFENKEKTMEFWKGYPNAVYSVRDPSQSSDAMYVVVPLLGVALLIVIALFIIWRCQLQKATRHHPSYAQNRYLASRTGHSLPRVMVYRGTVHSQGESSGHREAGSTQQVVLGSGRGGRATVRLESTLYLPELSLSRLSSATPPPSYEEVTAPQEGSSEEASVSYSDPPPKYEEIVAASPGADK